The Penicillium oxalicum strain HP7-1 chromosome V, whole genome shotgun sequence genomic interval CAACCAGTGCCCGAGAAGCGTGGTTATGAATTTGGTGGACCGTACGTATGATTTGGACCAGAGAGTGGCAATGCAGTGACTGACGCACAGGATAGTCTAGGGGCCTTTGGTATCGTCTTCGGACTGCCCCTCTTGGTGTACACCTTCACCTTTGTTTGCAACGACGTCACCGGATGTCCCGCGCCTTCACTCCTCCATCCCTCGACCCTCACCCTCGATCAGTTGAAGCGGGAGGTTGGTTGGCCCGAGGAGGGCATCGTCGGCCTCTATGATACCCGCGTCACCTTGTGGACACTCAGTTACTATGTCTTCAGTCTGTTCCTGCAGGTCTTTCTCCCGGGACAGGAGGTGGATGGTGTTTCTCTCGCGTGCGGTGGAAGACTCAAGTACAAATTCAATGGTATGTCAGATGCTCCAGACAGAAGGAGCTTGCAGAGGATGGCATTGCAAGACacgagggggaaaacaaagaatGGATGGCTGATTTGCGGCATCTAATAGCTTTCTCCTCCGccctcatcatccttctgGGCTTGGCCACAGGAACCTACATGTACGGCGCCAATTTTGTGGTATGGACCTTTTTGTGGGACAATTATATCCAGGTCATCACGGCCAACCTGTTGATTGCATCATCGGTCGCAATGTTCGTCTACCTGAAGAGTTTCACGGTTCCCCAGCCAGGCCAGCTGAACCACGCACTTCGCGAACTCGCTCCCGGCGGTCACACAGGGAACCCTCTCTACGATTTCTTTATCGGCCGAGAGCTCAACCCTCGTATCCGTCTACCGATCCCCTTTGTGAGTGAGGCGTCGCGCACGCTGGACATCAAGGTCTTCATGGAGATGCGCCCCGGCTTGCTGGGCTGGACCATTCTAAACCTGTCTAACGTGGCTCACCAATACCGCACCTACGGATACGTCACCGACtcgatcgtcctcgtcaccatcttccaagcCTTTTACATTTTGGACGCTCTGTACATGGAGCCCGCGATTCTCACCACCATGGACGTGATCATGGATGGATTCGGATTCATGCTGTCCTTTGGTGACGTCGTTTGGGTCCCCCATATCTACAGCATTCAAAGCCGATATCTGGCCGTCTTCCCTCTTGAGCTTGGATGGAGCGGCATGGCCCTCGTCCTGAGCGCCACCGCGGTGGGATATGCCATCTTCCGCGGGGCCAACAACCAAAAGAACCGCTTCCGCACCGACCCCAACGACCCGCGCGTCAAGCACATCAAGTTCATCGAGACCAAGAGTGGCTCCAAGCTGATGATCTCCGGTTGGTGGGGTCTCGCACGACACATCAATTACCTGGGTGACTGGATCATGTCATGGTCCTATTGCCTCCCCACCGGTGTCGCTGGGTATACCCTTATTCAGAGCATCAACCCTTCCACGGGCGCCGTCCAGACGCAGGCTGTGCAGACCCCAGAGGTCCGTGGCTGGGGCATGATCTTTACGTACTTCTATATGCTCTACTTTGGCGTTTTGCTGATTCACCGTGAAATGCGTGACGAGGAAAAGTGCAAGAAGAAGTACGGCGCCGATTGGGACCGTTACACTTCAATGGTTCGCAGTCGCATCATCCCCGGGATTTACTGATCGATCGCGCGTAAGCCCCTGCGGCGCCCGGAACGGCCTCTGCAACGACGGAGGGCCTGGCCCCCTTGGTCTGTCACGCTTGAAAGAAAGAGCTTCTCTGCGAATGTCCGCTCTTGACGATTTTTGCCATGTGTACAATAATATTTGATCTCAGATCCAAGCCTGACGGGCATCAGCTATACTGATGCCGAGGCTCATGATGTATTCATTACTGTTCATAATCCGCCTTCTCTATGGTTGACTCCACTTATTTTTCTTCGTTTATTTGAATCCACCAAGACCTTCAGACTCCAGgcttcatctccatgatTCGGTACCCATCCTTTCATCTCCCTTTTGGTGTCCAATATCGCCAACTGCCGAACACGAAGCGGCGATGTTGATTCGTGTTCGGAACGCTTGAATGCTTCATAGGAATCTGCATCTTGAGTCGCCGGCAATCCTTCCCTGGCCTGGCTACAGGATCGACCGTTGTCACCGTCCCCCCACACGAGGCACTCGCTTGATCGAAGGACGTTTCGAAGGAGTCCCCACAATTTGGCCCGGGAAAGTGACGAGGCACCTCTTGCTGTGGGATTGGCCTGACGATTGCCTTGCTTGACCCCGTTGATGACCGTTTCGTAAAGTCCCGTCTTTGAATGATTCAGTACTGGCAGTGTCTTGCTCCCCGTGTCCGTTGTCAAGAGACATGGATGTGATAATGAAGGCGCAGCCGTCCAGATGGAGCTGACGTTACCCGGCTTCGCTTTTCTTGGAACCCCCACGGCTTCAACTTCGTCAATCTGCCGTTCTTTCGTTGATATGGCTTTTGGCTTTGCAAAAGGCCAGAGGGCTTCCACTTCGTCGATAGGGACAGAGAGTATCTGAAAGGGACGAAATCGATACCCAGTCGTGGAGGAGGACTGATCCGGTTGTAGGAGAGGCCATGAACGATCTCTCAACGACCCCATCCGTCCCGTTTCACTGAAGGACCTGGCGCACGCAGCCGGGGAGATTTCGTCTTCAGGGAGAACCAGGCCAGCCAGGTACACATTGTCCGTCGGAGCGACCAGATGGCTTGTTTCAACGGACAACAAGGACGACACCTGTCTCAAGGCAAGTTTATCCGAACAAGACTTGCTTTTCGTGGGCTCTGCATCCATGCGGGCTGGCTTTCGACGGACGATACCCAGGAGGGAGAAATGGGCTCGACCGTCCAGCATGGTCTCTGACAGAGCAGGATCCGGCTGAtctgaagaaggagatgggtGGTCCGAGCCGGTGCGACGGGTCACTTCCCATGGTGATGCGTCTTCTTGTGCAGCCATACACAGCTCCATGCTCGCGTCACCACACGGAGCGcaggtacagtacatgtAGAAATGGATGTCGGGACAAATTTCAAAGGCTGGCCAGTTGACTGTCGGTTGCGAGGAGGGACGACTTGGATCGTCGCCACTGGTTATGTATGTCCTCCTTTGAATGAAGACTGATTTGGAACcatcttcttgttcaacGGAGCTAAGAGATTTGTCTTCCTCTACCAAAAGCGCGTGACACTCCTGTAGAAGCCAGTAATTGAATGCACGAATGGCCAAGATCTCGGCATGGCAGTCATGCAGCACGAGACCCTGACACTGAGGTATCTGAGAAGCCGGCAAACATTTTGCTCCGGTCCTTTCTATAGGTGTCAGCGAATCGGAGCCCTGACTGTTTTTTTCACCAATATGGATGGCGTTGAGCTGCCGGCTCATTTCACTCGCAACAAACCACTGTTGAGAACGTACGTGACTGATATGCAATATAATTCCTCAGACGATGTGTTTTCTCCTATGGACAAACTCGTTACCTCCTCAATTCTTTGGAAAGTTTTTCAATCTTCAAATACAACAGAtgccaagaaaagaaaagaaaaccattGTTTCCCGGCAAGAAACGTACCCTTGACAGCCACTATCCCAGTCATGGGTATCCATTCTCTAGAACCATCCGAAAATATCTTGGGTTTGCTCCGAGCCGGCAAGCGGTCGAAATGCGCATGCACCAGCGACGCGATTCGAGACGCCAGCGGCCTCGAACTTGGAGAAGAATCCATTTCGGTTCACAAGTACCAGCAAGATCCTTTATCAGCCTCCGCTAGccttcaaaaaaaaaacaatagtCACAGAACTCGAAACTATAGCAAGAGCCTTGTCAACCGCGCAGACCGACTCAATCACCACGTCACGTGAC includes:
- a CDS encoding Delta(14)-sterol reductase, which produces MAPRKAEKPNIPIQPVPEKRGYEFGGPLGAFGIVFGLPLLVYTFTFVCNDVTGCPAPSLLHPSTLTLDQLKREVGWPEEGIVGLYDTRVTLWTLSYYVFSLFLQVFLPGQEVDGVSLACGGRLKYKFNAFSSALIILLGLATGTYMYGANFVVWTFLWDNYIQVITANLLIASSVAMFVYLKSFTVPQPGQLNHALRELAPGGHTGNPLYDFFIGRELNPRIRLPIPFVSEASRTLDIKVFMEMRPGLLGWTILNLSNVAHQYRTYGYVTDSIVLVTIFQAFYILDALYMEPAILTTMDVIMDGFGFMLSFGDVVWVPHIYSIQSRYLAVFPLELGWSGMALVLSATAVGYAIFRGANNQKNRFRTDPNDPRVKHIKFIETKSGSKLMISGWWGLARHINYLGDWIMSWSYCLPTGVAGYTLIQSINPSTGAVQTQAVQTPEVRGWGMIFTYFYMLYFGVLLIHREMRDEEKCKKKYGADWDRYTSMVRSRIIPGIY